In a single window of the Gossypium hirsutum isolate 1008001.06 chromosome D02, Gossypium_hirsutum_v2.1, whole genome shotgun sequence genome:
- the LOC107943686 gene encoding SWR1 complex subunit 2 isoform X1, with product MGTGKEDTAVFLDRASRSTRGRRRRIMSITKKSQRLLMCLIVTSMKMFEPEPDEEVENDAEERFRTKKRLIFPGKPSMKKKKVLSNLDGDSKDENLTQKTSSTQHHDAPDDAEGERIIRKSTRTSVIVRQAERDAIRAALQATMKIVLSGFAAADEQLRLTTMVFKNIFPDIDINTVKLSSCQRIVLLNYNKDTKLIDFRHYSIRLQPVGVSRRIQKFVQNHQVPDLRNLQDSGLWIRKRS from the exons ATGGGAACCGGTAAAGAAGATACAGCAGTCTTCCTGGATCGTGCTTCTCGATCAACCAGAGGGAGAAG GAGGAGAATAATGTCAATTACGAAGAAGAGCCAGAGGTTGCTGATGTGTTTGATAGTGACTTCGATGAAGATGTTT GAACCTGAGCCAGATGAGGAAGTAGAAAATGATGCAGAAGAAAG GTTTCGCACAAAGAAGCGTCTGATATTTCCTGGAAAGCCTTCtatgaagaaaaagaaagttcTTTCAAATTTAGATGGTGATTCCAAGGATGAAAATCTTACTCAAAAGACTTCCTCTACACAGCATCATGATGCCCCTGATGATGCAGAAGGTGAAAGAATTATAAGGAAATCTACAAGAACTTCAGTCATTGTTAGGCAAGCTGAGCGAGATGCGATACGTGCTGCTCTGCAGGCTACAATGAAG ATTGTTCTGTCTGGTTTTGCGGCAGCAGATGAACAATTAAGGCTCACGACTATGGTGTTCAAGAACATCTTTCCGGATATTGATATCAATACT GTTAAACTTTCTTCTTGCCAGAGGATTGTGTTGCTTAACTACAATAAAGACACGAAGCTTATTGATTTTCGACATTATTCTATCAGACTACAGCCTGTTGGTGTCTCGCGTAGAATTCAAAAATTCGTGCAGAACCATCAAGTGCCTGATCTTCGGAATCTTCAAGAT AGCGGGTTATGGATCAGAAAGCGAAGCTGA
- the LOC107943686 gene encoding SWR1 complex subunit 2 isoform X2, with translation MGTGKEDTAVFLDRASRSTRGRRRRIMSITKKSQRLLMCLIVTSMKMFEPEPDEEVENDAEERFRTKKRLIFPGKPSMKKKKVLSNLDGDSKDENLTQKTSSTQHHDAPDDAEGERIIRKSTRTSVIVRQAERDAIRAALQATMKIVLSGFAAADEQLRLTTMVFKNIFPDIDINTVKLSSCQRIVLLNYNKDTKLIDFRHYSIRLQPVGVSRRIQKFVQNHQVPDLRNLQDFSSHL, from the exons ATGGGAACCGGTAAAGAAGATACAGCAGTCTTCCTGGATCGTGCTTCTCGATCAACCAGAGGGAGAAG GAGGAGAATAATGTCAATTACGAAGAAGAGCCAGAGGTTGCTGATGTGTTTGATAGTGACTTCGATGAAGATGTTT GAACCTGAGCCAGATGAGGAAGTAGAAAATGATGCAGAAGAAAG GTTTCGCACAAAGAAGCGTCTGATATTTCCTGGAAAGCCTTCtatgaagaaaaagaaagttcTTTCAAATTTAGATGGTGATTCCAAGGATGAAAATCTTACTCAAAAGACTTCCTCTACACAGCATCATGATGCCCCTGATGATGCAGAAGGTGAAAGAATTATAAGGAAATCTACAAGAACTTCAGTCATTGTTAGGCAAGCTGAGCGAGATGCGATACGTGCTGCTCTGCAGGCTACAATGAAG ATTGTTCTGTCTGGTTTTGCGGCAGCAGATGAACAATTAAGGCTCACGACTATGGTGTTCAAGAACATCTTTCCGGATATTGATATCAATACT GTTAAACTTTCTTCTTGCCAGAGGATTGTGTTGCTTAACTACAATAAAGACACGAAGCTTATTGATTTTCGACATTATTCTATCAGACTACAGCCTGTTGGTGTCTCGCGTAGAATTCAAAAATTCGTGCAGAACCATCAAGTGCCTGATCTTCGGAATCTTCAAGAT TTCTCCTCACACCTTTGA